AGTCAGAGTCACAGAAGTTTCCGTCACCCTCAACGTTGTGCAGCGACTCCCAGACCAAACCCTCCTCCTGCAGGAAGCCCTGATCCGTGACCAGCAGGTACAGGTGACCCTGAAGAGCAGAGAAACACTTTACTTTGACCTGCACATGGTGAGGGGGGGGGTGGGTGTCTGTGTGTGATCAGCAGCTCCACCTTGTGTTTGATCATGGTACTGAAGTGGTTGTTTCTGAAGAACACAGAGATCTCTCCCTCTTTGGCCGTCGTGTTGAGTTCACAGAGTCCGTGATACGAAAGCTGAGTCGCCGTCGACTCCAGGAACTGCTCTGCCACCAGACctgacaaacaacaaacatcGCTTCATGTTTTGCATGGATCTATTTGTCTTGTACAGGAAGTAACTGTGCTTCAGTAGCGTTTTCATTTATCTGTActtatgtgtttctttttctgaCACTTTTTCCTTTACTTTTAACAACTTTGACCTTTTAAGTATTCATTAAGTTTATTTTACATCATTACACAACATCAGCCTAAGTGGACacataaaaagagaaaaaccCTCTTCTTGTGAGGAATGAAATCAGTTTTAAGTGAGACCAGCTGACAGATCAGGGTTGAAGTCAGACATGTCCGTGTTACCTTCACTGACTCGGCTGCTGTCTGCAGAGTGCTTGTAGTCGATGATTTTCTCCACTAGTTGGTTGTAACTCAGTTTTCCCACAGCGGCCACCATCTCTGGGCTCTGTGGAGGAGACGAGacttaaattaaatgaaaacacagTAAAGACTGGCTTTAAAGGGTTTTAACAATGGATTTCAACCTGACCAGCCATTCTGGAATAAACATGACACGTTTGTTTGAGAATGTTCTTGGCTGGGTTCAacagacaaagacagagaaaGATGGAGAGGAGCAGCAGGATTTCAGAAGATACAAGGTTTATTGTAAAGTCTAGTGTCTAGTGGATGGTGTTGACTTCACCGCCTGCTTCTTCACACACTCTCTGGTGTTTGCGTACCTGCGGGTCAACCAGCCAGCCATGGTACAGCGGGATGTCCAGCAGGTCGAACACGATGCATTCAGGTGTGTACTCAAAGTCTGTCACTCCGGTGAATCGTACGTTGACGTCCAAACCGGTGGAGAGCTTCGGGAGCACCGCCATGGCATCGCTCATGTTCTGACGCACACGCAGACCACATCATCAAACAACATAATTGGTTGGCCTTGTTTCAATATGTTCAAGTAAGGACTGAATTAGGAAAAATGTCTTTAGGTTTTCAGCTCCTAATGCTTGGAAcgagcttcagtctgagcttcaTCTGCAAACACTGACTCAGATTGATTTTAAAGAGAGCGTTAAAACTGTGAAATCAAGGCttttggtctgtaaatgttttgactgatgtttttttctctgtttacaaaagttttattattgtaaaattgTAATGATGTGACTTTACGCTGTCATCTTgatcaggtctcccttgaaaaagagccCCCCTCATCTAAAAAGGGACCAACCTGGCTAAATGAGGTTAaatgaaatttcaaaattttcaaaatgtgaaTCTTTTGTGAATCCATACATTTGTTTTCCTCAGGATCAATGAGAAAACACTGCACAGTCACCTTCCCATCTGTGTGAATGTGATTTTACATCATGACCTGAACGCATCATTACCAACTGTGACTGTTTATGTAGGTTCAGGTGAGTTTTACCTGTTGGAAGTTGAGCTCCATCCCATCAGCCTTTTCTCTGGGCGTAACAGATAGCACACATTCTcctacacatacaaaaaaaaaaaaaaaaaaaaaagcataagggGAGTAACATCAGAGCAGTTACAGGTAACAGGAGCAGCTCATTGGCTCTCAGATCTGTCAATCATCTTACCCAGGTGAGCCATCAGGTCCTCAGTGGTGACGACTTCAGTCTGAGCAGGAAGTTTCGCCTGagagaaaaacacacagatattTGAACTGTATAAACAAAGAATTTTCACTCTTCCCTTTTTTTCCATTGTCTGATAATTAAAATAACAGATCACTCCACCCAAATAAATGTCACAATAATTGATATAAATGTCTATATTTCAAACCTCAAGTAAAGTGATTATGTAGGTTGAGATGATTTATGAACTTCTCAAAGGTTTTTTAGTATGAAGataattatttaattttcttttgctGCTTATACACATAAAACGCACTGAATTTAAGATAAAGTGTACTAAGATGGAGGGActgacttttgttttttaataaaagaaaaaaaaaaacttttagatcagatgaaggcttgaagctgaaacgcgTAGAAGTGTCTTTTAGGTCTAGGTATGACCatccatgttaataaaggcattttagtgtttaaagagagtgccttggatttttcttccagtttggtacctactttatgaatccctttttccaaagagcacctcgaacaaacttttttagtccgagaagcattccttcccatgaattttcaaaataaaatacttttttttggaTGGAACGATGAGAAAGTTCATGAAGCTCACAAACTGAGAACATTCACCCAGGAAATCACTTACCCAGTCTTCATACAATCTGATATTCTACTATTAGAACAAACTAGTGTTGAATGATAAAGGCAAAAAAGTCTGATGTAAGTACATTTTAGCTGAATAAATTACTTCTATGTGGATTTCTCATGAAGTGggcacagcaaacacagctgaaaaAAGCACAAGATGACCAGTAGAAGGTGCCAAATAACAGAGACAATCAGGGGTTTGTTGTCCTGGATCTACTGAAGCAGATTATCGTTGTGTAGTGAAGaacagtgtttgtgctgctacaCTGAGGCAACACCCTGGTCTGTTTTAGTTTGTACAAGGAGGAATTAAGAAGTTTGTCATGAAACATACATCTGTAAAGACAAATACCAGGGTATTTTTTCATGTACACAGTCACTGATGACATAAATATTTACCTTCCATCGCAGGAACAGTGTGTTCATGATGGCCAGCAGGGGGCAGGGTCCATTCTCACTCTGAGTGATGATGGGCGTCTTCTTCTCCTTCCAGGTGATCCACTTCACCAGGTAATACGCCGGCATGGACGGCCCAGACTCTGCAGCCGCAGCAGAAGAAGTTGTAGAAGACGAGGCGGCGGCAGgggcagcagctgcagcagtgCCCCCTGTGGACAGGAGGGTAATTACACTCAGACCTCAGTAATCAATTCATTACTTGTAACTTGCATTTTACTCCATTCTGCTTGGTCTGTCATATTGCATACAGTGTTTCAGTATGTCCCGTCTCATCTCACATGTTTCATAGAGTATTCCTAATCTACAAATAGATAAGTAGTCATTGatgtggtcatgtgactcatCTTCACCTTTGGCCTCTGCAGCCTCTTCGTCCTTCAGACTGGGGACCTCTGTGGACGGAGAACCGCCCTCTGCCCAGAGCAGAGTATGACGAGGACAAACCGTCCTCCACGTCCAGGGAGTTTCCTGTGGCCGTGACTCCATCCGACAGCTCCAGACTGGGGATGGAGAAGGAGGCGGAGTCGGTGGATTCCCTCTGGTCATCTGAACCACCAGCTGTTGCCACAGAGGAACTCTCCTCCAGGTCCAAATCCATGCCTGCTGGTCCAGGACAGTTGGAATGTATTGTTTTACTCCAGTAACGCTCCGTAAGATATTAATGACATCAGAGAACTTTAAATAGTAGATTTGAGTAACAGTGTTGTTGCACGCTAGTGATTATATTCAACTTGTTTAGCAGCCTGTCAATTTCTGGCAAGTTTCTGCCTTTTGTAGAGAAAAAGTAGATAAAgttcttctattttattctattctattctagcagATTTTTTACATTAATCTGCACAGAAACCATAGCTGATTGGTTTTCTTCAATGAATTAGCTTTGATTGCGAAACACCTTCtctaaaaattctgttaaaactCAGTAAACTTTTACTTTGAAGGAGCACGAATCAGCTGATCCAGGATGAGGCCTGATCCTTACCTGGTTCTCCTGATCTGGCTCCTGATCCAGTCCGGATGTGGCTGAGTAGAGCTGTCAGAGACTCTTCTTCTATGGTGACTCCACTCATTGTTGTACTTTCAGATGGCGGCGTTGATTCTGGCGCTGTGGACGtaacttcttcctcctccttcatgACTTTGGCAGAAAGTGGACCTTCAGCGGTCCCATTGCTGCTCGGGACCTcggctctgacctctgacccttcgATCACCGTGGTAACAATGAGTTCTTTGGAGACACTCTCAGTGGCACGAGGCAATTCGAGCTCCGAGCTGGACTCGGCCATGATTGGCTGATCAGTGATGGCAGCACAGAACAAACAGTGGCTCCTGATGGAGTTGAAAAAGCTACTTTGGTCAGGAGACGTGTAAAGGCTGATTGGTGGAGGCCGAGGTCACATGGGACCGTGAGAGTCCAACATGGCCACTTAGGAACCTGCTGACCTCCTGACTTCTGTACGTACAAAACCAACACTTATCAGGCCTTCAACATGTCGAAGAGTCTGACTCCAGTGGCAGAAAGTACAGGATGATGGACAGGAAAGGATGTGTTCACTGTTTGTCAAATGTCAAGACGGGGGATTGTTGACAGAACTGTAGAGACACAAACAGAAAGAAATCATTGTTAGTTGGTGGGCTCATCTAGAGAAAAGTAATGCCCTGATCCAACAACCCTTCAGTAAACTTCCATTCATCACTGCACCTTTATGCAACTACTAGGGCTGCAACGAGTCAATATTTTCAATGGTCATTATTTTCTGGATTAATCAATCACTTGTTTCATCTGAACAATGTGAACATAAATGCATCCTCATATACCTTGTTTAAGCCAAAACCCAAACATTATAAAGTTTACCCCCCTCTGCCCTACGCCCCTGCTTGGTCCGTCAGGTCAGCTTATGCTCAGAGGGGGCGGAGCCTTTTCTGTTGCTGCTCTTGAATTATGGAAAGATTTACCTTTATGCACTACACTGGCCCCTTCACTGTCCGTTTTAAAACttgtcttaaaacctatttttacTCCTTGGCTTTTGACGTGGCATGAGAGCCTGCttgctttaatgttttttttgctttgtttgtttgttttatggttATATTTTTATGATTGATGTACAGCATTTTGTTTCTGCTATAATTGTTCTTAGAgttctctataaataaagttgagttgaACTGAATAATGTCAAAGAGGGAACAAAATCAGGaaataataaaatgttatttcataggcTGGATTCAAACTGATTATTGATTATGAGAATAGTCAACAACTAATCAATTATTACTAATAGTGACTACACACCTAAGAATGTTATTCATTAATTTGTTTCTTTTGTGCATCTGTTCACAACCCTTTTCTCTAAATGATCTTTATTGCAGTCAACTTACCACCAGAGATAAATATTTAAAAGCTTCATCTGTTTTTCTAACATGAGACCAGGTTCTGTTCATCTGACAGAGACTGGTCTGAAATGAACACCAGTGGAACTGACGGAAATGGGATGAAGTAAGCGCAGAGAAACAAcgtgagctgatcattaattcaGGGCAAGGAATAGGAATTAATGTCACAACCTGTATTAAATCATCATGAGTCACATAGTAGTTAAACACTCCTTCAGTACATGACTCGACACCTAAAAATACCTAAAATGATTCAGCATCTCTGTAACAATTTGATCAATAACTGTTAGCAATAACAGTGCTTTTGTTCATTCCTCTATTGTGTTAGGGAAACAGAAACCCCGATCACACAAATCCATGACACAATCTATAATAAACACAACATGGCTTCAGTGAAGTGACATCTCAACACCAAGGCAGACATGTCTCTACATCCCCAGTTGCTGTTGGTGcagtttttttgtacttttcctCAAACGGCAATTATATAAGACGtcagaaaaaaaagcatttgtgtTTGTTAACTTTTCAGAAATTCTGAGCAGTGACAGTGAGAGCAGCTGCACATCAAGGCTGAGCGTGTTTACGCCCGTCAGGTGACCTCTGCAGTTTAACAGGTAACATGAGCTCATTTCAAACAGTGAGAATGAGAGTAAAACTGTTTGCGTTCAGTGAAATGGATGCAGAGGATGACATGCCTTCTTTCACAACACATCAGCGATCTTTCATGTTCATATGAGAAGGGCTCATCACTTCCTCTATGTGTAATGTTTCATATACATACTCTAATACtttctttaatgttttattttaatcaGTAACTGCATGTTACATTGTTTTAATTTGTATTACTGCCTTTCTCTGTGATGTTTCTTTATTTGTCTTAATATGACTTCATGTAATGGCAAATGAATACTAACTCACTGATTTCTCAAGCATAATTAAAGGTTGACTGCTTGGTTATGAGACGGTAGAGGGACACATGACACCGTAACAGGTTGACACAGTGTAGGTACAGTAATATAAAGTACCTGTCCTTAACTTTGTGTTTCAGAGAAACTGTTTATCCTGTTAAACTCTGGGTCATTTGTTTCCAGTCTGAATAATTTCAttgaaacacaaaacaatggattagctgatagcGAAATCTTCAtttatataaaaccaagttatgatcagaaaacagcaaagaaaagacaacattcatcatcatctctcataattcaacctttatttttgctcttctttgtctcgttTGGAGACTTTTAGTGGTAGagaaataatccttgtactgttggatctgcttactgttagcttagcgctgcaaagtttgtctcagtGGTCTGTTGTttaattaaattattcatgacatatgctggCCTCAGACTGTAAGACTGGTTTAGATATTTACACATTTCTATGCTTGTTGTTTAAGCTGCGTTCTGTTGTCCAGCTATGAGTTtcattgagcttttagctgacgtTCCTCTAGTTATGTGGATGTATAGAATATGTATATTGATACAAGCATCCTGTAGCataaccatggcaacacagacagaactgcagCTGCTTCCTAGTCTAAGAAGCTACTGAGAATAAATAATTTTCTATCAGACAGACTGAACTTCTAGTATAGTAGAAAATTAGAATTCTGCAAGTTCTCCTTTAGTGTCCAGCTGCTAAAAGTTGTATGATGACATTTGAACAGTGACTGTTGAAACGATGGTCATGGAGCTCtatttcaaatatgtttaatGTCATAtaaaacagcaagactgtgaaACAACTAACAATAACcagcacatacatacacaatgaAAACCAGCTTCTAATAAAATCataccaagaaaaaaaacatttaaaacttaTCAGTTCACGTTGGTCTTATCTTCCTGTTGTACAGTCCTGTCTCTGAATGATTGGTTGTCTCTGGATCCTGTTTGTTCAGATGTCTATAAACAGCGTGATGCTATCTATCATCACTAACATGTTGTGTAAATTCACTGATCTATACACTATACCTGCCACACGGTAATGTAATATTTAACTTTGGTATTCATTATGCACGTTTTATTGCTAATTTGTTTATGATTGTGTGCTTGGTGTCCTGTCTGTGTTAAATGTACTGTGTCAGGTCATTGTGTTGGTCTACTGTCATGGCTTTGTGAAAAGGATCAACTTCCCCTCAAGGATAATAAAGTCTGCAATAGAACTCAAAACATTATCATGATTCTTATCTGTAATCCAGTCTCCCTTTACTCTTTTTCACTTGGTCAGGTCTTAGACTGTTTTGTCTATTTAATCCTTTATGCTTCATCTGATAGCATTTCCTGTGTGTGATATTCACCAGTGGATTCACTAACCCAGGGATCATTTTAACAATGGGTTACTGTTTCATCTTTTTAGGGTGTAATCGGTCTGTCGTGAAGGCACACAATGACGCAAAAGAAAAGTAATGAACAATTCAATTCCCTTCAAATTCATTAAAACGAAATTAACATCTGTTTTGCACATGTAAAGAGTAGAACGTGTAGCTGTTTGTGTAAAAATTAAGGAAAAGGGAAGTATTTGAACTTTGCATGTTAGTTAACACCTGTGTTGTACTGACATTTCAGCTTTTGCATGTCTCTCTTGTGTCTTTGTTTGAGTGTCACTGTCTCCTGTCCCTTTTGTTCAGGATTCCATAATGGAGGTGTATCTCACAGGTCCTGTTTACTGACAGCACCCAAAGCTGCCTGTCACTTCTTAGATAACCTTATGTAAATATATAGACGATGTATACATACTTTTAGACCTATTTCAGAGGAGACTCTACAAAACCCGTGATTTCTTCCTTATTTCCCTGTTAAaggtgtttttgtttagtttataaCCTCTGAGGACAAACTGGTTTGTTCTGTACTGACCGTAATGCTAAAACAGGCAGATCAGTGATTGTTAACTGCATAAATAACAGTGCCAGGACTTGCCTTGCTCTCCGTGGTCCGTCACATCCAGTTTGTTCCGGGAGGAGGGCTGTCACACACCAGAACCACGCAGCTCCTCACGGCTCCGCTTTAAGCCGCTTTCCCCCCCGGAGCTAGCAAACACGACGTTAGCCCTCCTTTAGCGTAGCACAGTTAGCCACTGTTTTAAAGAGAAACAAAAGGCGAGAAACAACGGGAGTCGGAGACTGGGCTTTGGCACTGTCCTCCCCGCTTAAACCTACACGCACACTCGGTTCAGAGCCGCTCCGTTTAACGACACCGGGTCCGGGTCTAAGGCGGTCCGGGCTAGCTGTTTACATTCCACCAACAGGAGGCTCTGAGGCCACGCCCACTACGAAGCGCAAACAACAGCCAGCGTATGACGTCATATCCGGGAAGCTAAACATTACCTTTCTAATGCTAAACTTTGTTTTACACAGAAAGGTAAAAAGAAATTCAAACACACATtgtacaataaaacaaacacacttaAAGTAAATACATAAAACTCGGGTTGAGTTTCAAGTTGGCTCATATTAAGGCTGTTCTACGATGTTGCTACTTTGCTATGCTAGCTAGCCGTTTCCCTTCACACACAGAACTGAATGCAAATAAACAGTAATTTAACGATTATGTGGTCACTTACTTTTTCATACGTAAAAAAGACACtcattttcctcattttaatTTTCGTAAGAGTCACGTAGACATTCGGTATTAGTCATTTTAAGAAAGCCTACCAAATAGTAACTTTTAAAGCGTTTTGCTTTGCGGTAAGCTCATAATGGGGATATTCCTAGTGTGTTTGTTTGCAGCTGCTTTGCCCGGGTAGCTAGCTCTGTTCACAAACAGAACTCAATTCAAATAAACACTAACTTTATTGATAATGTGGTCATCAACACATTTACACGTGAACGTAAGCGTTAATACTTACCTTATTTGTTTCTTTAGGAATCAGCTAAATAATCGGCATGACTCATGTCAAGAACAGTTAACACATATTAACTTTTAACACGTTTATTTCTCTCATTGCGACCCGTTATCCTGCAGAGTTGGTGTTTTAAAAGCACAAATGACTTTCGAATATTCAGATGACCGTAAAAATCTAGTGGAACATTACAGACATTTGACCGACTCTTCCGGATCATCAGAgcggatttgtttgtttttatttattcttgggGTTTTACACACATTATACCCCCTGCTTCTGTTTTATTAGACACTTTAAAGAAGCCCAAAAAGAGCCACGTTTGATGGAAATGTTTAGTTTAAATGAGGCAGAACTTTTACCTTTTTGAGCAGTACCTTCGACGTAGTGTGAGATGGGTTTGTGATACAGAGCAGCTGTGAGGGGCGGAGTGATTCTGTTTACCTGCACTTTTTCTCTGGGTTTTCATACTTTCTTATATACCATACTTGGTCTCTGAATGTGAGTACATCCCTACAGTCAGGCTCAAAATGTGAATCTGAAAAATgaagaagagacagaaatgaAATTCAGACATACTGAACAATCACATTAGGGAGTTTTTCTTTCACCTGTCTTCACACGCTTGGCCATATTCTGCCTGACAATTACTAAAATATGGAAATGCAACCAACaaacagcttaaaaatcttggaTGTTTACTGAGATGAATCTATATCTGGTGAAAACTAAAATAACAGAAACTTAAAGTACATATTGAATATGAGTTTATATAcaggaatctatctatctatctatctatctatctatctatctatctatctatctatctatctatctatctatctatctatctatctatctgcaaaTATTCACTATGATGACCCATATTCTATATAAATAGACAGAAGGAAGAGAATGTTTTTAACATTCAgagaaacagactgaagaacagacACAGTGAGAGGCAGAGGCAGCTCCACTGAATTATTACTCATACGTTCAAAGAAAACAGAGCTGTCAGCATTTCAAGAAGTGTTTGACATGTGAACAATGAGGAGGATGTACTCAGAGAGTTTACTTCAAGTAAAAATCAGT
This DNA window, taken from Sphaeramia orbicularis chromosome 11, fSphaOr1.1, whole genome shotgun sequence, encodes the following:
- the mindy1 gene encoding LOW QUALITY PROTEIN: ubiquitin carboxyl-terminal hydrolase MINDY-1 (The sequence of the model RefSeq protein was modified relative to this genomic sequence to represent the inferred CDS: inserted 2 bases in 1 codon), whose amino-acid sequence is MAESSSELELPRATESVSKELIVTTVIEGSEVRAEVPSSNGTAEGPLSAKVMKEEEEVTSTAPESTPPSESTTMSGVTIEEESLTALLSHIRTGSGARSGEPGMDLDLEESSSVATAGGSDDQRESTDSASFSIPSLELSDGVTATGNSLDVEDGLSSSYSALGXEGGSPSTEVPSLKDEEAAEAKGGTAAAAAPAAASSSTTSSAAAAESGPSMPAYYLVKWITWKEKKTPIITQSENGPCPLLAIMNTLFLRWKAKLPAQTEVVTTEDLMAHLGECVLSVTPREKADGMELNFQQNMSDAMAVLPKLSTGLDVNVRFTGVTDFEYTPECIVFDLLDIPLYHGWLVDPQSPEMVAAVGKLSYNQLVEKIIDYKHSADSSRVSEGLVAEQFLESTATQLSYHGLCELNTTAKEGEISVFFRNNHFSTMIKHKGHLYLLVTDQGFLQEEGLVWESLHNVEGDGNFCDSDFRLCHPPQRAPPISDLPPTNQEQQRQIDQDYLVAVSLQQQQGGAPGPLSDLELARQLQQEEYQQQQQQQQQQQQGAMQAVQQVRGQGSQQGGARRRDKDSDCVLL